The Solanum lycopersicum chromosome 9, SLM_r2.1 genome window below encodes:
- the LOC101252625 gene encoding uncharacterized protein, which yields MAYRRKQQVPKVSTPPPLPDESSSSSSASSLAAKAIRASSAYKDSSLSSAYGQSALSSPHHSNPLRSSAPVSTASLPYKDSSLSPIYGQSSPRDSNPLRSSAPVSTAKDSSIYEYTSMKNLSESKQGIWGVLARKAKSIIDDNNTDQPHLSEVSTRMQHMPDNATIGQQYDRKQLPESRRKAEGHKLQKGLDALASSLNYIGGTIGNAFEEGLAVMENRTADIIQETKKLQIRKKDSSSIPQNNASMSGTHQQPLLRAHMQPQTQADLETQLKASRDVAMAMAAKAKLILRELKTVKADLAFAKERCAQLEEENRILRESSEKGGSPEDDDLIRLQLETLLAEKARLGQENSVLTRENRFLREIVEYHQLTMQDVVYLNENSEEVTEVYPIKVVSSQVTKDNSSPVSSLETKYVSCDITSLSSFIQTPAEDELGRH from the exons atggcttACAGGAGAAAACAGCAGGTTCCTAAGGTTTCTACTCCGCCACCCCTTCCCGATGAGAGTTCGTCTTCATCATCTGCTTCTTCTCTGGCTGCTAAGGCCATAAGAGCATCCTCCGCATACAAAGACTCTTCTCTTTCCTCAGCATATGGTCAGTCAGCTCTTTCATCTCCTCACCACTCAAATCCTTTACGATCTTCTGCTCCGGTTTCAACTGCATCATTACCATACAAAGACTCTTCTCTCTCCCCCATCTATGGTCAATCATCTCCTCGCGACTCAAATCCCTTACGATCTTCTGCTCCGGTTTCAACAGCTAAG GATTCGTCCATCTATGAGTATACATCAATGAAAAACTTGAGTGAATCCAAACAAGGTATTTGGGGAGTATTGGCTAGGAAAGCAAAATCTATTATTGATGATAATAATACAGACCAACCACATCTAAGTGAAGTAAGCACAAGAATGCAGCATATGCCTGATAATGCAACCATTGGTCAg CAATATGACAGAAAACAGTTGCCTGAAAGCCGTAGAAAAGCTGAGGGCCATAAACTACAGAAGGGATTAGATGCTCTTGCATCTTCCCTTAATTATATTGGCGGGACCATTGGAAATGCTTTTGAG GAGGGTCTTGCAGTTATGGAGAATCGTACGGCAGATATCATTCAGGAAACCAAGAAGCtgcaaataaggaaaaaagataGCAGCTCTATTCCACAGAATAATGCTTCAATGAGTGGTACACATCAGCAACCTCTGTTGCGGGCCCACATGCAACCCCAGACACAGGCTGATTTGGAAACTCAACTCAAGGCATCTCGCGAC GTTGCAATGGCAATGGCTGCAAAAGCAAAGCTTATTCTTCGGGAGCTGAAGACTGTGAAAGCTGACCTGGCTTTTGCTAAGGAACGTTGTGCACAGCTGGAAGAAGAAAACAGAATTCTTCGAGAGAGTAGTGAAAAGGGCGGAAGTCCTGAAGATGATGATTTG ATAAGGCTCCAGCTCGAGACACTTTTGGCAGAAAAGGCTAGGTTGGGTCAAGAGAACTCAGTCCTAACACGGGAGAACCGATTCTTGAGGGAGATTGTTGAATACCACCAGCTCACTATGCAGGATGTTGTCTACCTCAATGAAAATAGTGAAGAGGTGACTGAAGTGTACCCCATAAAG GTTGTAAGTTCACAAGTGACCAAGGATAACTCATCTCCTGTGTCATCCTTAGAGACGAAGTATGTTTCGTGTGATATCACCTCTCTGAGCTCTTTCATCCAAACTCCTGCTGAAGATGAATTAGGAAGACACTGA